One segment of Arcanobacterium haemolyticum DSM 20595 DNA contains the following:
- a CDS encoding heavy-metal-associated domain-containing protein — MSHTTLKVSGLTCGHCAQHVTEELTELGVSALNVDLNAGGVSTVTFESSEPFTDDTIREAIAEAGDYTVESIETK; from the coding sequence ATGTCTCACACAACCCTTAAAGTTTCTGGTCTTACATGCGGTCACTGTGCACAGCACGTCACCGAAGAGCTCACGGAACTGGGCGTTTCCGCACTCAACGTGGATCTGAACGCTGGCGGTGTTTCTACAGTGACGTTCGAATCCAGCGAACCTTTCACGGACGATACGATCCGCGAAGCCATCGCTGAGGCCGGCGATTACACGGTAGAGAGCATCGAAACCAAGTGA
- a CDS encoding DedA family protein, giving the protein MSGFLTFLAQGADSQNLSGFAGWAVDLMEKLGGIGVALIIAVENVFPPIPSEVVLPLAGFTASKGGSLTFVGAVFWATVGSLVGALILYGIAFLFGRERTRAFLNWLPLTKESDVDKTEVFFEKHERPAVFFGRMLPIFRSLISFPAGVVNMPLTLFIVLTTIGSLIWNMALISAGFFLGENWAIVEDYVGTASKVMAGIVLIGLVAWVIVRVRSRKKM; this is encoded by the coding sequence ATGTCGGGTTTCTTGACGTTTCTTGCCCAGGGTGCTGATTCGCAGAATCTTTCGGGTTTTGCTGGCTGGGCAGTTGATCTGATGGAAAAATTGGGTGGTATCGGCGTTGCTTTGATCATCGCGGTTGAGAATGTGTTCCCGCCGATTCCGTCTGAAGTGGTGTTGCCGTTGGCTGGTTTTACTGCGTCTAAGGGCGGTTCGTTAACGTTTGTGGGTGCAGTGTTTTGGGCAACAGTGGGTTCATTGGTGGGTGCGTTGATTCTTTACGGGATCGCCTTTCTTTTTGGCCGGGAACGTACGCGTGCGTTTCTGAATTGGTTGCCGTTAACGAAAGAGTCCGACGTCGATAAAACCGAAGTGTTTTTTGAAAAACATGAACGTCCGGCTGTGTTCTTTGGGCGAATGTTGCCTATTTTTAGGTCGCTGATTTCGTTTCCTGCGGGCGTAGTAAATATGCCCCTCACACTGTTTATTGTGCTGACCACGATCGGTTCTTTGATCTGGAATATGGCTCTGATCAGCGCCGGGTTCTTCTTGGGAGAAAACTGGGCGATTGTGGAAGATTATGTTGGAACGGCGTCGAAGGTGATGGCAGGTATCGTGCTCATCGGACTTGTGGCGTGGGTGATCGTGCGCGTGCGTTCGCGGAAAAAGATGTAA
- a CDS encoding phage holin family protein, with product MKFLIRIVFNAAALWVATLLFTGITLREPTIEQLSSLDPQMRTGVALLVAGAILAIVNSFVRPILKLLALPMYILTLGLFFVVVNGAMLMLTGWISGQVGVGIAVDGFVWALVGGIVISVVNTVLEVLVPGKH from the coding sequence ATGAAGTTTTTGATTCGAATTGTTTTTAACGCGGCGGCTTTGTGGGTTGCCACGTTGTTATTTACTGGCATTACGTTGCGTGAACCTACGATTGAACAGTTGTCGTCGTTGGATCCGCAGATGCGTACGGGCGTTGCCTTGTTGGTGGCTGGCGCGATTTTGGCGATCGTAAATTCGTTTGTTCGCCCAATTCTTAAGCTGTTGGCGTTGCCGATGTACATTCTTACTTTGGGCTTGTTCTTCGTTGTGGTCAATGGTGCGATGTTGATGTTGACTGGCTGGATTTCTGGCCAGGTTGGCGTGGGTATAGCGGTTGATGGGTTCGTGTGGGCTCTTGTTGGCGGTATTGTGATTTCGGTTGTGAATACTGTTCTTGAAGTTTTGGTGCCTGGAAAGCATTGA